The genomic segment GAGCGAACGTGACGCGGCGCATCGCCGGCGAGCTGTAGGGCGCCGCGTGTCACGCCGCCACATCGCCACCGCCTCATGAGTGAATGGGCGCTGCGGCGCCGCCTGCTGCTGTTCTGGCTCGTTCCGGCGGCCATGGGCACCCTGGGCTTTCAACTTGTTCCATCGCGGCTCAACCCGGATCTGTCGCTGACGGCGTTGATCGCGGTGCAGTTGGCCATGTGGGGAGCCTGGGCACTCTGGACCACGCTCACCTGGGTGCTGGGCGACCAACTGGCGCGGCGCCGCGCCTCCCCATGGGGGCAGGGCGCCGCGTATGTCGCATTCGGCGCCGTGGTCATTCTTTGTCAGATCCTCATCCAGGCCCGTTTGGGTGTGGCCTTCGGTATTGCGGAGCGACGAGGGATCGAAAGCACGCTGGTCATTGGCCTGCGCCAGTACGGCGACTTTTCGGTGGTGGTGTACTCGGCCATCGTGGTGTCGCAGTTGGCGCTGCGCTGGTACACCTCGTGGCAGCAGGAGCGCGTGCAAGCCGCACGGGCGGCTGAAGCGCTGGCCTCAGCACGATTGCGCGCCCTCCAGGGGCAGTTGCAGCCGCACTTCCTGTTCAACACGCTCAACTCAATTGTCTCACTGATCGGGCGCGATCCCGAGCAGGCGCAGAAGCTCGTGGTGCGGGTGGCCGATCTGCTGCGCAGTTCGTTGCGCCTTGGAGATCGCCAGGAAATTCCTCTTGCGCAGGAACTCGAGCTCACGCGGCAGTACCTCGAGATTGAACGCATTCGTTTCGCCGATCGGCTGACGCTGCAGTGGCCCGACGTGGTACCTGGCGACCTGCTCGTGCCGGCCTTCGCCGTGCAGGTGCTGGTGGAGAATGCCGTGCGCCACGGCATTGCCCGCAATCCGGCACCGGGTGTCGTCTCGCTGGATGTGCTGGCCGACGCTGACAGCCTGGTGCTGCGCGTACACGACACGGGCGCAGCCGATACCGATGCCGATGGCACCGACACGACCGTGGTCGGATCGGGCACCTCGCTGCGCACCTTGCAGGAGCGCTTGCATCACCTGTATGGCGCGTCGGGGCACGTGACGTTGACGGCGAGGCCTGGTGGTGGCACAACCGCGGAACTGCGTGTGCCGCGGCTCGAGAGCGGCGGCACAGCCGAATTCAGCGGCGGCTGAATCCACGCAGTCGCACCACACGCGCAGCACGCAGCGGGCGATTGGCCACGCGGCTGCCATCCGGTGCGTAATCGTCCCACTGTGTGTTGGCAAACAGCCACAACGCCTCGCCATCCGAAGTCAGCGTGGTCGGCGAAACCAGCATGGTGGTATCACGCCACAGCGTGACCACATCGCGCACACGGCGCGCGTCAT from the Gemmatimonas sp. UBA7669 genome contains:
- a CDS encoding sensor histidine kinase, whose translation is MSEWALRRRLLLFWLVPAAMGTLGFQLVPSRLNPDLSLTALIAVQLAMWGAWALWTTLTWVLGDQLARRRASPWGQGAAYVAFGAVVILCQILIQARLGVAFGIAERRGIESTLVIGLRQYGDFSVVVYSAIVVSQLALRWYTSWQQERVQAARAAEALASARLRALQGQLQPHFLFNTLNSIVSLIGRDPEQAQKLVVRVADLLRSSLRLGDRQEIPLAQELELTRQYLEIERIRFADRLTLQWPDVVPGDLLVPAFAVQVLVENAVRHGIARNPAPGVVSLDVLADADSLVLRVHDTGAADTDADGTDTTVVGSGTSLRTLQERLHHLYGASGHVTLTARPGGGTTAELRVPRLESGGTAEFSGG